The following coding sequences lie in one Leptospira selangorensis genomic window:
- a CDS encoding AZOBR_p60025 family cell surface glycopolymer formation protein — protein sequence MSGFLSKFLPSESLKAEWISVLGNPKLVTAFFILLYSFSSFCVWKKYSWSPSSQVNFGKEFADQNKEQTPPGAIVFLGEEGNLGAGYDGQIFYYYSRMLSGFSLDWPNGFETSFRAPRIGYPLLVSPFGWFGMNATIIGMYILNLGIFYLSYLAIRDLLPDSKKYLSAFYLVSPFALGSYILLVSDTVMMGLSVLAYWSFIRKRFLTFSLLAGLAILTKEQAVFLFFPLGLSTVFQKDFKKSIWVASSLILPAAWSIYLRTQFPDWTPGSLGHFFDPFGGLLGYFGELQQAIVSGDRNLILLIKKFSRFPLVLLLLSGTYLLFKGDWKKGLVFRFGFGILLLTAYAGGYILYWATYENVSRMFTFSLPLLIFWEKEDDTLPSGTYWALTGIILVSFLIKLAFISKPLRHLVW from the coding sequence ATGTCCGGATTCTTATCTAAGTTTTTACCGAGCGAAAGTCTAAAAGCGGAATGGATCAGTGTTTTAGGAAATCCTAAACTAGTTACTGCGTTCTTTATCCTACTGTACTCCTTCTCCTCTTTTTGTGTTTGGAAAAAATATTCCTGGAGTCCAAGCTCCCAAGTAAATTTCGGAAAAGAATTCGCGGACCAAAACAAAGAACAAACTCCTCCAGGTGCGATCGTATTTTTAGGAGAGGAGGGGAACCTGGGCGCAGGTTATGACGGGCAAATTTTCTATTATTATTCTAGGATGTTGTCCGGTTTTAGTTTAGATTGGCCAAACGGTTTCGAGACTAGCTTTCGTGCACCAAGGATAGGATATCCACTTTTAGTTTCCCCATTCGGCTGGTTCGGGATGAATGCAACCATCATCGGGATGTACATTCTGAATTTAGGAATCTTCTACCTTTCTTATCTTGCGATACGGGATTTATTGCCGGACTCTAAAAAATACCTAAGCGCATTCTATCTAGTTTCTCCATTCGCTTTGGGGAGTTATATCTTACTTGTATCCGACACAGTAATGATGGGCCTAAGTGTGCTTGCCTACTGGTCTTTTATCAGAAAAAGATTTTTAACCTTCTCCTTACTCGCCGGCCTTGCAATACTCACAAAAGAACAGGCAGTTTTTTTATTTTTCCCATTGGGACTGAGCACAGTATTCCAAAAGGATTTCAAAAAAAGTATTTGGGTGGCTTCTTCTTTGATCCTGCCAGCAGCCTGGAGTATCTATTTAAGGACCCAATTCCCGGATTGGACACCTGGAAGTCTGGGTCATTTTTTCGATCCATTCGGCGGACTTTTAGGATATTTCGGGGAACTCCAACAAGCTATAGTCTCAGGGGATCGAAATCTTATCCTTCTGATCAAAAAATTCTCCAGATTCCCTTTGGTACTTCTTCTTTTATCCGGAACCTACCTGCTATTTAAAGGCGATTGGAAGAAGGGACTGGTGTTTAGGTTCGGTTTTGGAATTCTTTTATTAACCGCCTATGCGGGAGGTTATATTCTCTATTGGGCCACCTACGAGAACGTTTCCAGAATGTTCACATTCAGCCTTCCTTTATTAATTTTTTGGGAAAAAGAAGATGATACCCTTCCGAGCGGAACCTATTGGGCCCTAACAGGTATCATTCTAGTTTCGTTTTTAATAAAATTGGCATTCATTTCCAAACCGTTACGTCACTTGGTCTGGTAA
- a CDS encoding S1C family serine protease, producing MKSKILLVIISICVFSSGLSAKKPKPSPKVGSNGIASQAKTEEEYKKSIVQVKISYQEPDYFNPWKKKNPKVRRGVGIVVPGEKILLPAHLLTHSTLIEVKKHSSYAETKATVSRQDSESDLALLKIEEENFFKDLIPFEFQKEIDYPRQVSIYQLDNSGSIQSASGALISMDLDQYPQGMVELPVLDVNSTETLNGNGEVLLEKGKVSGILFDFSGDKNSGRAIPSFLISKFLGDFGKTEIPFKGFRYRPIMDKATKDYYSLKTKDQGILVAEILPDSSADGILKIGDVILEFGGKKIDSKGYFHHQKYGKQVLSYIAHIGDEFGYQIGKQIPIKIIRSGKEEEVQLTLKPFPYSSIRIPHRNLGSKAEYYFDGGFLFVELSEGYLLEWGKDWRSKVDRKLLYTFDYYKFSTGDKKEGKFVLLSQVIPDESNQGYHEVSGRLVDQVNGKPIQSIQDISNEVKSSKSRYITILLDDGTDVILDRESLSAANQRIQKEYRIPKSSMGSR from the coding sequence GTGAAATCCAAGATCCTTCTAGTCATTATAAGCATTTGTGTTTTCAGCTCCGGATTATCCGCTAAAAAACCGAAACCTTCCCCGAAAGTAGGATCGAACGGTATCGCATCCCAAGCAAAAACGGAAGAAGAATACAAAAAGAGTATAGTCCAAGTAAAGATCTCTTACCAAGAACCTGATTATTTTAACCCTTGGAAAAAGAAAAATCCAAAGGTAAGAAGAGGTGTGGGGATCGTAGTGCCTGGCGAAAAGATCTTATTACCGGCACATCTACTCACCCACTCCACATTGATAGAAGTTAAAAAACATTCTTCCTATGCGGAGACAAAGGCAACCGTTTCAAGACAAGATTCGGAATCCGATCTGGCACTTTTAAAAATCGAAGAAGAGAACTTCTTTAAAGATCTAATTCCTTTTGAATTCCAGAAAGAAATAGATTATCCTAGACAAGTTTCCATCTACCAATTGGACAATTCCGGTTCTATCCAATCCGCTTCAGGCGCTCTAATCAGTATGGATCTGGACCAATATCCTCAAGGAATGGTAGAACTTCCTGTATTAGATGTGAACTCCACTGAGACATTAAACGGTAACGGAGAAGTTCTATTAGAAAAAGGAAAAGTAAGCGGAATACTTTTCGACTTCTCCGGAGACAAAAACTCAGGTAGAGCAATCCCTTCCTTTTTGATCAGCAAATTTTTGGGGGATTTTGGTAAAACTGAGATCCCTTTTAAAGGTTTCCGTTATAGACCTATCATGGACAAGGCCACTAAGGATTATTATTCCCTTAAAACAAAAGACCAAGGGATCTTGGTAGCTGAAATCTTGCCTGATAGTTCTGCGGATGGAATATTAAAGATAGGTGATGTAATCCTTGAGTTCGGCGGTAAGAAGATAGACTCAAAAGGATATTTCCATCATCAAAAATACGGCAAACAAGTTCTATCTTATATCGCTCATATAGGAGATGAATTCGGTTACCAAATCGGAAAACAAATCCCGATAAAGATCATCAGATCCGGAAAAGAAGAAGAAGTCCAACTTACCTTAAAACCATTTCCTTATTCTTCTATCCGTATCCCTCATAGAAATCTTGGTTCTAAAGCCGAATATTATTTCGACGGCGGTTTTCTATTCGTAGAACTTTCGGAAGGTTATTTACTAGAATGGGGAAAAGATTGGAGATCTAAAGTAGATCGCAAACTTTTATACACTTTCGATTATTATAAGTTCAGCACAGGCGACAAAAAGGAAGGTAAATTTGTATTACTTTCCCAAGTAATTCCGGATGAATCCAACCAGGGTTATCACGAAGTTTCCGGAAGATTGGTGGATCAAGTAAACGGCAAACCTATTCAATCGATCCAAGACATTTCTAATGAAGTAAAATCATCCAAGTCTAGGTACATTACGATTTTATTAGATGATGGAACTGATGTTATTTTGGATAGAGAAAGCCTGAGCGCTGCTAACCAAAGGATCCAAAAAGAATATAGGATCCCTAAGTCCTCAATGGGTTCTCGCTAA
- a CDS encoding LB_289 family protein — protein MKRTELERRERDLRKAQKKQEALDKRGGGNGVGDFIDQLSGLFRYDATEIFNTKDDINILEVLEEMQVILPQKKWDDVLKKAIKKTGVVEKERAYKELIELLNVEEENEDEEEEVGV, from the coding sequence ATGAAACGGACCGAATTGGAGAGACGAGAAAGAGATCTCCGCAAAGCGCAAAAAAAACAAGAGGCCCTAGATAAACGCGGAGGCGGAAACGGAGTCGGCGATTTTATCGATCAACTTTCCGGATTATTCCGTTACGACGCTACTGAGATCTTTAATACAAAAGACGATATCAATATTCTGGAAGTTTTGGAAGAAATGCAAGTGATCCTTCCCCAGAAAAAATGGGACGATGTTCTCAAAAAAGCGATTAAGAAAACAGGCGTTGTCGAAAAAGAAAGAGCTTACAAAGAGCTTATAGAACTTCTGAATGTAGAAGAAGAAAACGAGGACGAAGAGGAAGAAGTAGGCGTTTAA
- a CDS encoding RNA recognition motif domain-containing protein, with protein sequence MQNRKLFVGNLNYSVRQQEISDLFANYGEVAYAKVIEGKGFGFVEMASEEQAENAKNSLNGTEFKGRTLNIDIAKPQTFNKPRRH encoded by the coding sequence ATGCAGAATCGCAAACTCTTTGTAGGAAATCTTAATTACTCCGTTCGCCAACAGGAAATCAGTGACCTGTTCGCAAACTACGGAGAAGTAGCATACGCGAAAGTAATTGAAGGTAAAGGATTCGGATTCGTGGAAATGGCTAGCGAGGAGCAAGCCGAAAACGCGAAGAATAGTCTAAACGGAACCGAATTCAAAGGTAGAACTTTGAATATCGATATCGCAAAACCACAGACTTTCAACAAGCCAAGAAGACATTAA
- a CDS encoding DUF4269 domain-containing protein, with product MTNRFSDCTSLLKDRKVLEILSEFSPEFVGSIPIGVDLPHSDIDIICELRPSILKVLESFSSYPSFQISEKVLGNIPSIICRFRLGSEKVEIVAQSLSPKKQIAYQHMIIEEKILKDKGETFRLSVLEKKKEGKNTEEAFAELLGLKGDPYSSLLEYGERE from the coding sequence ATGACAAACCGATTTTCGGATTGTACTTCACTTCTAAAAGATCGTAAAGTTCTAGAAATCCTTTCCGAATTCTCTCCTGAATTCGTAGGTTCCATTCCAATCGGAGTGGACCTTCCCCACTCTGACATTGATATTATCTGCGAGTTAAGACCTTCTATCCTTAAAGTTTTAGAGTCGTTTTCTTCTTATCCAAGTTTTCAAATTTCAGAAAAAGTTTTGGGGAATATACCTTCTATCATTTGTAGATTCCGCTTAGGATCCGAAAAGGTCGAGATCGTGGCCCAGAGTCTTTCTCCTAAGAAACAAATCGCTTATCAGCATATGATTATAGAGGAGAAGATCCTGAAAGATAAAGGTGAAACTTTTAGACTGTCCGTATTGGAAAAAAAGAAAGAAGGAAAAAACACCGAAGAGGCGTTTGCGGAACTTTTAGGTCTGAAAGGAGATCCATATTCTTCTCTCTTGGAATATGGGGAAAGGGAATAG